Below is a genomic region from Leptolyngbya boryana PCC 6306.
CGTTGCATGAATGCCCGTCGTCTGAAAAGCAAACACAAATCGAAACTCTTGCCCGCTGCCTTGCTTACCTTTACGCCGCTCTAATAACTCGAATCCTACCTGAAGATTTTGTAGATTGATCTGCCCATAGCAAACCAAATGGAGTGCATCTTCGAGTGGATGAAACAACTGTGTTTTGCCAGAATGCTTCACTCGACGTTTGCCCAGTTTCGGACGATGTGGTAGAGGAGAATGTTGTCGCCATTGGCAGCGCACCTTTGCAATTCCCCATCGGCGTGGCGCATGAAATTTCTCTAAGAATTTCCATTCTTTCTGTCCAGTCAATGACCAAAACACAATGCAAGGCAAGAACGCGAGAAGTAGAAATTGCGCCAGAGTCAAAGTGAATAACTGCCACAGCAAGGTTGCAACCAGGATAAAGCCAACCCAGAAGGGCAATTGATTTGCAGGTAGGTATCCAATGCTCGGCTGTTTCCCTACCAATCGATTGACAGCGCGAGGTTTGGGGGATTGCATTTTTAACCACCTGTTGTTGGCGCTGCTGTTGTTCCAGTACCCATAAACAATCGAATGATGATGCCTGCTGCTACGACGACGACCAGTGCTAAAGCAACCGGAGTAAACGCAGTCCGAAACTCGGCTCCTTGACCAACTTGGTAAACTGCAACCCCGATCGCAATCACAAAGACAACCACGAGTGCTGCTTGAATCAATCCAAACAGTGTACAGACATCACCTCCGCCTCCACCTGCTGCCCCTAAAGCAGTGCTGAAAAACTGTGCGAGTGGTCCAAACAATCCACCTCCACACTGAGCAGCAGTTGGGGCTGCTTGAGCCAGAACCAACGGAGCCGCAACTACAACAACTCCACTGACACAAATGCCTGCTAACGCATATTGCATCGGTTTAGCAACGTGCTGCATTCGGCTTGTAAGTTGTGGAATCAATGAGAATAGAAAGGTCAAACCAAACAGAATGAGAAATGCTGTGAGTGTTGAATCTTTTAGAATTCGATCTTCCAGAAACAACGTCAGTCCTAAACCAGCTGGTAAAAAGAAATCCCAATGTTCACGAATAAACGATCGTTTATCAAACCGAAAAAATTGCACAAATTGATATTTCAAGCCCAACCGGGACTTTGACTGCACAATACGAGCCATTGTTAAAACTCCAAAGTATGAGGCTTTCCCCACAGTGCAAATGATCAAATACTGATGAATCAGGACAATCAAACCACTCAGCATCTCACTATCAATGCTGTGCTTGAATCAACCGAGATTCAGAAACTTAATCTGCTGGCAAGGCAATCACGGCTCTTGCGACTTAGCTAATCGATCGCTCAAGGCAGTCACGGCTCTTGCAATCGCGATCGACATCTATCTGTATGAATAACAATACTCTAAGTTCCTCAAGACTAAAATCGAAACTGCTGAAACGTTAAAAAGCTTGATTGATTTGAGCTAAGAGAGAAATCACTCGAATTCAATTTCTGAAAAGCGTTACTCAATAGTACAATTGAACGAATTCTGCTCGAAATCCGGCAAATGTCTAAATTCCCACATGATGATTTTGCAAAAGCTTATCTAGCTGAGCTACTCAACACGATCGGCAAAGCAGTCCCCAATCGTCCTCTCAAAGCTGAGAGTCGCGCGGCTGATTTGTGGTTTGAGTTGAATCCTCAGTTGGAAGCACAGCGATCTCAGTTAGGATTATTGGGGCGATTGCTCACGCGCAATGGGCTAATCGAGGTGTTTCGGAATGCGGCAACCGCGATCGAGATCCGTGCCTGCCAAGGGAAGTTGATTTCTGCCGAAGGAGAATCACTCCGAAAAGCGAAGCGTCGCGATCAGCGTCTGACTGAGGCAGAATTGCCGTATCTGTGGCTTTTGATGCCAACAGCCTCGGCTGAAATTCGACAGGGGTTTTCAGTTATGGAGACTGATACAGCAGGAGTATACGAATTTCCAAGCCTACAACGGATCAAATTGATTGTGGTGCATCAGTTGGAAAAAACTGAGGAAACCCTGTGGCTGCGGTTGCTTAGTCGCGAAGGGGAACAGCAGCGAGCAATCGAGGAGTTTGCTCAGATATCTTCCGAACTCCCGCTTTATAATAGCATTGGAGATTTATTGGCAGACTATCGCACGATTTTGGAGACTCGTGGCAATCTTACACCTGAAGAGGAGGAACTGATTATGAAGTTGTCTGAGGCTTATTTGAAGCGAATCGAAGACTCAAAACAAGCAGGAAAACAGGAAGCTAGACAAGAGATGGCGCTTAAGTTACTGCGTGAGGGTGTTCCGATCGAGGTGATTACGCGCGTGTCTGAGTTGTCGATCGCAGAATTAGAACGACTCCGTGCCAATCTGTCGAATGAGTAGGGAACTGAATCGCCGTAAAATCGTGAACTGTCAGCACAACTCATAAGTTAGCTAGTAAAAGTGACCATTCGTTCTAGTCTAGATACACATATTGTCGCGATCGGGGGAGGTGGTTTCTCAATGGAGCCAGAAAATCCCTTACTCGATCAGTACATTTTGGGACTCAGCACAAAATCTCAGCCCAAGGTCTGTTTTCTTCCGACTGCTAGTGGAGATAGCGATCGCTATATTGTTAAATTCTATTCAGCGTTTCTCAAGTTTGCTTGTCAGCCCTGTCATCTTTCACTGTTCAACCCACCCACACTGGATCTTCGCGGTTTTTTACTCCAGCAAGACATTATTTATGTGGGTGGAGGTAATACAAAGAATTTGGTTGCGCTGTGGCGAGATTGGGGCATTGATCAAATTTTGAGAGAGGGTTGGGAGCAAGGAGTCATTCTTTGCGGTTTGAGTGCAGGGTCAATGTGCTGGTTTGAGGAAGGCTTGAGTGATTACACCGGAAATGGGATGTACAAGCCTTTACACTGCCTTGGCTTTCTCAAGGGCAGCCATTGTCCACATTATGATGGGGAGCGAGATCGTAGACCTGTCTATCACCAAATGATTGCAGCAGGAGAATTAGCAGATGGATATGCTGCGGATGATGGAGTTGGATTACACTTTGTGAACGGAGCTTTGGTGAATATTGTTAGTTCTCGATCAACGGCAAAAGCCTATCGAGTAGAACGAGAAGGAGGTCGTGCCAAGGAAACGCTTTTAGAGCCGACGTATCTTGGAAATCTCAAAAATCGAAACTTCTGATAGGATGAAAAAATCTAAGCTTCTCGCGAATCTAATTCTGAGTATTGCAAGAGGACGTGGAATAGGGTGTTGTTGAACACAGTCACTTTTGCGATCGCCAAAACTCTTTAGAGCGATGAATCAGATTCAGTGATCGCGCTACTGTTGAACAGTTCAGAAATTTAACCCACACCATTACAACTATGGCGTTGAAGCGATCGAGCAATTCTACACCTGATGATCTGCTTACTCTCCTAGGGTCAGAAGAGCGGCAGTTCGTGGAACTCGGTCGGCAATTATCCTTGGATGACTTGGTAAAAAGCATCCTCAAACTCTCTGAGCGGCTTGGTGTAGAAGGGCGTAAGCGAATCATTCGCGCATTCACCGAGCATAATTTTGCGGCTGAGTTTGAAGATAATCCGCAGGGTGGAAGTCGATTTCGCAATGATTGTTTTGAGTACACCTCTCCCTATGCCAATAGCCCCAATTATTCGGTGAAGCTCTATTGGTGGGATCGAGAGAAATTGCATCGGCAGTACATCGGGACAATTCCGTTTAAGCGAGATCAAATCATCCGTCTCCAGCATCGCACGACTGGAAAAAGTAGGATTGTTCTCTGTGAAGGGCTGTACACCGATCGCTCTCTGTTTGAACTGGTTCCTGCTATTAAGCAATTCCGTCAGGAAGAAGCTCAAAAACGTCGATCGCGAAACGAAGCGAGGAAGAACAAACAGCCTTTACCAGAATATGCTTCGGACGTACCAGAGCTGGGAATTGAGCTTCGCCTAAAGCAACTTCTTCCCACCTCACAGTCTTTTATCTTCAGCTATCCAGGCTGCTTGCAAAATGAACTGCGTGAAGACGATTGGCAAATCGAGATTTTGTCTGAATCTGAATTTTCAGCAATCAAAGCAGAATATATTCAACTGGAACACCAAGCGTTGAAGGATCAAGATGATGCACTGACTCCACTCGATTGCACGACTCATTCTGATTCTACCCCCTCGAAACTGCTCTCTCGAAGCACTTCCAAAAAGTCAAAAGAAAGCAGTTCTTACGGAGTCGCGCAGAGCGCTAACCATAGTTCAAAATCGAAGTCTCCTACCTCTCCAAAACGGCAGCCCGCAACTCATACATCAGCTTCATCTCGATCGTCTGCTAAAATCATTGATCCAACTCCAACAATGCGAGGTCTAGCTTTGCTCAGT
It encodes:
- a CDS encoding RpnC/YadD family protein; the encoded protein is MSKFPHDDFAKAYLAELLNTIGKAVPNRPLKAESRAADLWFELNPQLEAQRSQLGLLGRLLTRNGLIEVFRNAATAIEIRACQGKLISAEGESLRKAKRRDQRLTEAELPYLWLLMPTASAEIRQGFSVMETDTAGVYEFPSLQRIKLIVVHQLEKTEETLWLRLLSREGEQQRAIEEFAQISSELPLYNSIGDLLADYRTILETRGNLTPEEEELIMKLSEAYLKRIEDSKQAGKQEARQEMALKLLREGVPIEVITRVSELSIAELERLRANLSNE
- a CDS encoding Type 1 glutamine amidotransferase-like domain-containing protein — translated: MTIRSSLDTHIVAIGGGGFSMEPENPLLDQYILGLSTKSQPKVCFLPTASGDSDRYIVKFYSAFLKFACQPCHLSLFNPPTLDLRGFLLQQDIIYVGGGNTKNLVALWRDWGIDQILREGWEQGVILCGLSAGSMCWFEEGLSDYTGNGMYKPLHCLGFLKGSHCPHYDGERDRRPVYHQMIAAGELADGYAADDGVGLHFVNGALVNIVSSRSTAKAYRVEREGGRAKETLLEPTYLGNLKNRNF